In the genome of Pseudomonas bubulae, one region contains:
- a CDS encoding DMT family transporter produces the protein MRLVDLLRMLSLAGIWGASFLFMRIIAPVLGTIPTAFFRVSIAATGLVVILALMRVRWDFGGKLKVILILGVINSGVPATLYSVAAQVLPAGYSSIFNATTPLMGVLIGGLFFSEKLTLTKMAGVFLGLLGVGILTRAGPVAFNLDLLMGALACLLATTFYGFAGFLARRWLDQQGGLDPRLSALGSMLGATLFLLPLFGLSVINQPPVSWGGTSVWLSLLGLGLVCTAFAYILYFRLLTSIGPVKSMTVTFMIPPFGVLWGALFLGEPLSMAHLYGGLLIAVALWLVLKPGAMAASK, from the coding sequence GTGAGACTTGTCGATTTGCTGCGCATGCTGTCGCTGGCAGGCATTTGGGGCGCCAGCTTTCTGTTTATGCGGATCATTGCACCGGTACTCGGGACCATCCCGACAGCTTTTTTCCGGGTTTCCATCGCAGCAACCGGTCTGGTAGTGATTCTGGCGCTGATGCGCGTGCGCTGGGATTTCGGCGGCAAACTCAAGGTAATCCTGATACTGGGGGTTATCAACTCCGGGGTACCGGCCACACTGTATTCGGTGGCGGCCCAGGTGTTGCCTGCCGGTTACTCATCGATTTTCAACGCCACCACACCGTTGATGGGCGTATTGATCGGCGGTCTGTTTTTCAGCGAAAAATTGACCCTGACCAAAATGGCCGGGGTGTTTCTGGGCTTGCTCGGTGTAGGCATTTTGACCCGTGCCGGGCCGGTTGCTTTCAATCTGGACTTGCTGATGGGCGCCCTCGCCTGTCTGCTGGCCACCACCTTTTATGGATTTGCCGGCTTTTTGGCACGCCGCTGGCTGGATCAGCAAGGCGGTCTCGACCCTCGTCTTTCGGCACTGGGCAGTATGCTCGGGGCTACTTTGTTCCTGCTGCCGCTGTTCGGGCTGAGTGTGATCAATCAGCCACCGGTCAGTTGGGGCGGGACGAGTGTCTGGTTATCGTTGCTGGGTCTGGGGCTGGTGTGTACGGCGTTTGCCTATATCCTGTACTTCCGCTTGCTGACCAGCATTGGCCCGGTCAAATCCATGACCGTGACCTTTATGATCCCGCCGTTTGGCGTGCTGTGGGGCGCGCTGTTTCTGGGCGAGCCGCTGTCGATGGCGCACCTGTACGGAGGTCTGCTGATCGCTGTGGCGCTGTGGCTGGTGCTCAAGCCCGGGGCAATGGCAGCGTCCAAATAA
- a CDS encoding aspartyl/asparaginyl beta-hydroxylase domain-containing protein, whose translation MTLSFAIKAGLILLFVGSILYVHLRGKARLPVLRQFVNHSAFFAPYNALMYLFSGVPSKPYLDRSKFPELDVLKDNWQAIREEAMHLFDEGYIRAAEKNNDAGFGSFFKKGWKRFYLKWYDKALPSAELLCPKTVELVNSIPNVKGAMFALLPGGSHLNPHRDPFAGSLRYHLGLSTPNSDACRIFVDGEEYAWRDGEDVMFDETYVHWVKNETDITRVILFCDIERPLTSPLMTRINRWVSAQLGKATAPQNLDDERVGGINKAYAWSKTFSDRFSGVVKQWKRRNPKLYRIARPILAVLVLILLWRWLFG comes from the coding sequence ATGACCTTATCCTTCGCCATCAAGGCAGGGCTCATACTGTTATTTGTCGGCAGCATTCTTTACGTGCACCTGCGCGGCAAGGCACGCTTGCCGGTGTTGCGCCAATTCGTCAACCACTCCGCGTTCTTTGCGCCCTACAACGCCCTGATGTACCTGTTCTCCGGGGTACCGTCCAAGCCGTACCTGGACCGCAGCAAGTTCCCCGAGCTGGATGTGCTCAAGGACAACTGGCAAGCGATCCGCGAAGAAGCCATGCACTTGTTCGATGAGGGCTATATACGCGCCGCCGAGAAGAACAACGACGCAGGCTTCGGTTCGTTCTTCAAAAAGGGCTGGAAGCGCTTTTACCTCAAGTGGTACGACAAGGCGCTGCCATCTGCTGAATTGCTGTGCCCCAAAACCGTTGAATTGGTCAACAGCATCCCCAACGTCAAAGGTGCGATGTTTGCCCTGTTGCCGGGCGGTAGCCACCTCAACCCGCACCGCGACCCGTTTGCCGGATCGCTGCGTTACCACCTGGGCCTGTCGACCCCCAACTCCGACGCTTGCCGCATCTTTGTCGATGGCGAGGAATACGCCTGGCGTGATGGTGAAGACGTGATGTTCGACGAGACTTACGTGCACTGGGTCAAGAACGAAACCGATATCACCCGCGTCATTCTGTTTTGCGATATCGAGCGGCCATTGACCAGCCCGCTGATGACCCGTATCAACCGTTGGGTCAGCGCGCAACTGGGTAAGGCGACTGCGCCGCAGAACCTGGACGACGAACGCGTTGGCGGGATCAACAAGGCCTACGCCTGGAGCAAAACCTTCAGTGACCGTTTCAGTGGCGTGGTCAAACAGTGGAAGCGCCGCAATCCCAAGCTTTATCGTATCGCCCGGCCGATATTGGCGGTGCTGGTACTGATACTGCTGTGGCGCTGGTTGTTTGGCTGA
- the cysK gene encoding cysteine synthase A, with amino-acid sequence MSRIYADNAQSIGNTPLVQINSIAPRGVTILAKIEGRNPGYSVKCRIGANMIWDAESRGVLKPGMTIIEPTSGNTGIGLAFVAAARGYKLMLTMPSSMSIERRKVLKALGAELVLTEPAKGMKGAIDKAAEIQASDPARYFMPQQFENPANPAIHEKTTGPEIWNDTDGGVDVLVSGVGTGGTITGVSRYIKHTQGKPILSVAVEPITSPVITQALAGEEIKPSPHKIQGIGAGFVPKNLDLSIVDKVELVSDDESKAMALRLMQEEGILCGISCGAAMAVAVRLAETPEMQGKTIVVILPDSGERYLSSFLFSDLFSEQELHP; translated from the coding sequence ATGAGCCGCATTTATGCAGACAACGCCCAATCCATCGGCAACACGCCTTTAGTCCAGATCAACAGCATTGCGCCGCGCGGCGTGACCATCCTGGCCAAGATCGAAGGCCGCAACCCCGGTTATTCAGTTAAATGCCGGATTGGCGCCAACATGATCTGGGATGCCGAAAGCCGTGGCGTACTCAAGCCGGGCATGACCATCATCGAGCCTACGTCGGGGAACACGGGGATCGGCCTGGCGTTTGTCGCAGCGGCGCGTGGTTACAAATTGATGCTGACCATGCCGTCATCGATGAGCATCGAGCGGCGCAAGGTACTCAAGGCGCTGGGTGCCGAGCTGGTCTTGACCGAGCCGGCCAAGGGCATGAAGGGCGCGATCGACAAAGCCGCAGAAATTCAGGCCAGCGACCCGGCCAGGTATTTTATGCCGCAGCAGTTTGAGAACCCGGCCAACCCCGCGATCCACGAAAAAACCACCGGCCCGGAAATCTGGAACGACACCGATGGCGGCGTTGATGTACTGGTGTCTGGCGTCGGCACCGGCGGCACGATCACCGGAGTTTCACGCTACATCAAGCACACCCAGGGCAAGCCGATTCTGTCGGTGGCCGTCGAGCCCATCACCTCGCCGGTGATCACCCAGGCGTTGGCCGGAGAAGAAATCAAGCCTTCACCGCACAAGATCCAGGGCATCGGTGCCGGTTTCGTCCCCAAAAACCTTGATCTGTCGATCGTCGACAAGGTCGAACTGGTCAGCGATGACGAATCCAAGGCCATGGCCCTGCGCCTGATGCAGGAAGAGGGCATCTTGTGCGGTATATCCTGCGGTGCAGCGATGGCCGTGGCGGTGCGACTGGCGGAAACCCCGGAAATGCAAGGCAAGACCATCGTCGTGATCCTCCCCGATTCGGGCGAGCGTTATCTGTCGAGCTTCCTGTTCAGCGACCTGTTCAGCGAGCAGGAATTGCACCCGTAA
- a CDS encoding MoxR family ATPase, whose protein sequence is MKFEGTRAYVATDDLKLAVNAAITLERPLLVKGEPGTGKTMLAEQLAESFGCKLITWHIKSTTKAHQGLYEYDAVSRLRDSQLGVDKVHDVRNYLKKGKLWEAFEAEERVILLIDEIDKADIEFPNDLLQELDKMEFYVYETDETIKAKVRPIIIITSNNEKELPDAFLRRCFFHYISFPDRTTLQKIVDVHFPNIKKELVSEALDVFFDVRKVPGLKKKPSTSELVDWLKLLMADNIGEAVLRERDPTKAIPPLAGALVKNEQDVQLLERLAFMSRRPNR, encoded by the coding sequence ATGAAGTTTGAAGGCACACGCGCCTATGTGGCCACCGATGACCTGAAACTGGCGGTCAACGCGGCCATTACCCTGGAGCGGCCGCTGCTGGTCAAGGGCGAGCCCGGCACCGGTAAAACCATGCTTGCCGAGCAACTGGCTGAATCCTTTGGCTGCAAGCTGATCACCTGGCACATCAAGTCAACCACCAAGGCCCACCAGGGCCTCTATGAGTACGACGCAGTCAGTCGCCTGCGTGACTCGCAACTGGGTGTCGACAAGGTTCACGATGTGCGCAACTACCTTAAAAAGGGCAAGTTGTGGGAAGCCTTCGAGGCCGAAGAACGCGTCATCCTGCTGATCGACGAAATCGACAAGGCAGACATCGAGTTCCCCAATGACCTGCTGCAAGAACTCGACAAGATGGAGTTCTACGTTTACGAGACGGACGAGACGATCAAGGCCAAGGTGCGCCCGATCATCATCATTACCTCCAATAACGAAAAAGAACTGCCGGACGCCTTCCTGCGCCGCTGCTTCTTCCACTACATCAGTTTCCCGGACCGCACCACGCTGCAGAAAATCGTCGACGTGCACTTCCCCAACATCAAGAAAGAGCTGGTCAGCGAAGCGCTTGATGTGTTTTTCGATGTGCGCAAGGTCCCGGGCTTAAAGAAAAAACCTTCAACCTCCGAGCTGGTCGACTGGCTCAAGCTGCTGATGGCCGACAATATCGGCGAGGCGGTGTTGCGCGAACGTGATCCGACCAAAGCCATTCCGCCACTGGCCGGTGCCCTGGTGAAAAACGAGCAGGATGTGCAATTGCTTGAGCGCCTGGCGTTTATGAGCCGCCGCCCCAATCGCTGA
- a CDS encoding VWA domain-containing protein encodes MLLNLFNEMRAAKVPVSVRELLDLINALKNRVTFADMDEFYYLARTILVKDERHFDKFDRAFGAYFNGLQNLNEHLEALIPEDWLRKEFERSLSDEDRAQLQSLGGLDKLIEAFKQRLEEQKERHAGGNKWIGTGGTSPFGSGGYHPEGIRVGDAGARQGKAAKVWEQREYKNLDDQVELGTRNIKVALRRLRKFARQGAADELDIDGTIDHTARDAGLLNIQMRPERRNNIKLLLLFDIGGSMDAHIKICEELFSACRTEFKHLEYYYFHNFIYESVWKNNQRRQVERISTQDLLNKYGADYKVIFIGDATMGPYEITHAGGSVEHWNEEPGYKWMQRFMEKYKKLVWINPYPKDTWHYTASIGIVRDLIEDRMYPLTLEGLEEGMRFLAK; translated from the coding sequence ATGCTGCTTAATCTGTTCAATGAAATGCGTGCGGCCAAGGTGCCGGTTTCAGTGCGTGAGCTGCTGGACCTGATCAACGCCCTGAAAAACCGGGTGACCTTCGCCGATATGGACGAGTTCTATTATCTGGCCCGTACGATCCTGGTGAAGGACGAGCGCCATTTCGACAAGTTCGACCGCGCATTTGGCGCCTATTTCAATGGTCTGCAAAACCTCAATGAACACCTGGAGGCACTGATCCCCGAAGACTGGCTGCGCAAGGAGTTCGAACGCTCGCTGAGCGACGAAGATCGCGCCCAGCTGCAGTCACTGGGCGGGCTGGACAAGCTGATCGAGGCGTTCAAGCAGCGTCTGGAAGAGCAAAAGGAACGCCATGCCGGTGGCAACAAATGGATCGGCACCGGTGGCACCAGTCCGTTCGGCTCGGGCGGTTATCACCCCGAAGGCATCCGCGTGGGCGATGCTGGCGCACGTCAGGGCAAGGCGGCCAAGGTCTGGGAACAGCGCGAGTACAAGAACCTGGATGATCAGGTCGAGCTGGGCACGCGCAATATCAAGGTCGCGCTGCGTCGGCTACGTAAATTCGCCCGCCAGGGCGCAGCGGATGAGCTGGATATCGACGGCACCATCGACCACACCGCTCGCGATGCCGGGTTGCTGAATATTCAGATGCGCCCGGAGCGGCGCAACAATATCAAACTGCTGTTGCTGTTCGATATCGGCGGTTCGATGGACGCCCATATCAAAATTTGTGAAGAGCTGTTTTCCGCGTGCAGAACCGAGTTCAAACATCTGGAGTACTACTACTTTCACAACTTTATCTATGAATCGGTGTGGAAGAACAACCAGCGTCGTCAGGTTGAGCGCATCTCGACCCAGGACCTGCTGAACAAATATGGCGCGGATTACAAAGTGATCTTTATCGGTGACGCGACGATGGGACCCTATGAGATCACCCATGCCGGGGGCAGTGTCGAGCACTGGAATGAAGAGCCGGGCTACAAGTGGATGCAGCGTTTTATGGAGAAATACAAAAAGCTGGTGTGGATTAACCCGTATCCCAAGGACACATGGCATTACACGGCTTCGATCGGGATCGTACGTGATCTGATCGAAGACCGCATGTATCCGCTCACCCTTGAAGGGCTGGAAGAAGGGATGCGGTTTTTGGCCAAATAA
- a CDS encoding biotin-dependent carboxyltransferase family protein, with amino-acid sequence MSHLLIQASTPLCLLQDAGRFGVRHLGVTQGGAADWLSMAWANWLLGNSPDAAVIEITLGGLTLVAKADCTLALAGADLAATIDGQPLKPWRSFVLKQGQTLVFTRPLSGARAYLAAPAGFVAPQVLGSCATVAREQLGGPDGFGRGLVAGDELTYAGHAGQLRELPCELQPVFSANPALDVVMGAQMGAFSGQSTFDAFNSAWTLDTRADRMGIRLLGPALVYQGAPMISEGIPLGAIQVPPDGQPIVLLNDRQTIGGYPRLGALTPLALARLAQCLPGEGVHMRPTTQEAAQRQHVVFMRRFVA; translated from the coding sequence ATGAGCCACTTATTGATTCAGGCCAGCACTCCATTGTGCCTGCTGCAAGACGCGGGGCGTTTTGGCGTGCGGCATTTGGGCGTAACCCAGGGCGGCGCCGCAGACTGGCTGTCGATGGCCTGGGCCAACTGGCTGCTGGGCAATTCGCCGGATGCAGCGGTGATTGAAATCACCCTGGGCGGCCTGACCCTTGTTGCCAAGGCCGATTGCACTCTGGCATTGGCGGGCGCGGACCTGGCGGCCACCATTGACGGGCAGCCGCTCAAGCCCTGGCGCAGTTTTGTCCTGAAGCAAGGCCAGACCCTTGTATTTACCCGGCCGCTGAGCGGTGCTCGGGCTTATCTGGCAGCGCCCGCGGGCTTTGTTGCGCCGCAAGTGCTGGGCAGTTGCGCGACTGTCGCCCGTGAGCAGCTCGGCGGGCCGGATGGTTTTGGTCGCGGGCTGGTGGCAGGTGATGAATTGACGTACGCCGGGCATGCCGGGCAATTGCGAGAGTTGCCATGCGAACTGCAACCGGTATTCAGCGCCAATCCGGCGCTGGACGTGGTAATGGGCGCGCAAATGGGTGCTTTCAGCGGGCAAAGTACCTTCGATGCTTTCAACAGCGCCTGGACGCTGGACACTCGCGCCGATCGCATGGGCATCCGTTTGCTGGGGCCTGCGTTGGTGTATCAGGGCGCACCGATGATCTCGGAAGGGATACCGCTGGGCGCCATTCAAGTGCCGCCGGATGGCCAGCCGATCGTGCTGCTCAATGACCGCCAGACCATTGGCGGTTACCCGCGACTTGGCGCCTTGACGCCTTTGGCGCTGGCGCGACTGGCCCAGTGCTTGCCGGGGGAGGGCGTGCATATGCGTCCGACCACGCAGGAGGCGGCGCAACGCCAGCATGTGGTGTTTATGCGGCGGTTTGTGGCTTAG